In one window of Pseudodesulfovibrio sediminis DNA:
- a CDS encoding sigma-54-dependent transcriptional regulator, whose product MSGKILIIDDEESIRFSLRGILEDEGLDVAEAESGEQGLELIGTDIPDMIFLDIWLPGMDGLEVLENVTRDYEGLPVIMISGHGTIETAVQALKKGAFDFIEKPLSLEKVVVSSRNALEFSRLRQENQALKTRITSEQPVSLTGQSAAIQELKDVIARVAPTDAWVLITGENGTGKEIVARSIHHLSGRADKPLVAVNCAAIPEELIESELFGHEKGAFTGAEKAQEGKFELADGGILFLDEIGDMSLKTQAKILRILQEQAFEHVGGRKTITVDVRVIAATNKDLTEEIKAGNFREDLYYRLKVFPLELPPLRTRTDDILLLITDFMNSLVKQHGFKPISFGQDAIRALTAYPWPGNVRELKNFVERMFIMYAGEAVSADRLPPEFKKAIEEQPAVVAPHTPETSMDDLIAGGPDDLKQARADFEARFLEAKLKEFEGNISQLAKAIGLERSSLYRKLKTYNIQTD is encoded by the coding sequence ATGAGCGGAAAAATCCTGATCATAGATGACGAAGAAAGTATCCGCTTTTCCCTGCGCGGGATTCTTGAAGACGAAGGGCTTGACGTGGCCGAAGCCGAGTCCGGCGAGCAGGGGCTTGAGCTGATCGGTACGGACATCCCGGACATGATTTTCCTCGACATCTGGCTGCCCGGCATGGACGGTCTCGAAGTCCTCGAAAACGTGACGCGCGATTACGAAGGGCTACCTGTCATCATGATTTCCGGACACGGCACCATTGAAACCGCGGTCCAGGCGCTCAAGAAAGGCGCCTTTGACTTCATCGAAAAACCGCTCTCGCTGGAAAAGGTCGTGGTCTCCTCGCGCAACGCTCTGGAGTTCTCCCGCCTGCGTCAGGAGAACCAGGCCCTCAAGACACGCATCACCTCGGAGCAGCCTGTCAGCCTGACCGGGCAGTCCGCAGCCATTCAGGAACTCAAGGATGTCATTGCCCGCGTGGCGCCCACCGACGCGTGGGTGCTCATCACCGGCGAGAACGGCACGGGCAAGGAGATCGTGGCCCGCTCCATTCATCACCTCTCCGGCCGGGCAGACAAGCCGCTGGTGGCCGTGAACTGCGCAGCCATTCCCGAGGAGCTCATCGAATCCGAACTCTTCGGCCATGAAAAGGGCGCGTTCACCGGTGCGGAAAAAGCGCAGGAAGGCAAATTCGAACTGGCAGACGGCGGCATCCTCTTCCTCGACGAGATCGGCGACATGAGCCTGAAGACGCAGGCCAAGATTCTCCGTATTTTGCAGGAACAGGCCTTTGAACATGTGGGCGGACGCAAGACCATCACCGTGGACGTGCGCGTGATCGCGGCCACCAACAAGGACCTGACCGAAGAGATCAAGGCGGGCAATTTCCGCGAAGACCTCTATTATAGACTCAAGGTCTTTCCGCTGGAACTGCCTCCACTCAGAACCCGGACTGACGACATCCTCCTGCTCATCACCGATTTCATGAACTCGCTGGTCAAACAGCACGGCTTCAAGCCCATCTCCTTTGGACAGGACGCCATCAGGGCGCTCACCGCCTACCCCTGGCCCGGCAATGTGCGCGAGCTGAAAAATTTCGTTGAGCGCATGTTCATCATGTACGCCGGCGAGGCTGTGTCCGCCGACCGGCTGCCGCCCGAATTCAAGAAAGCCATCGAGGAACAACCCGCGGTCGTTGCTCCACACACGCCCGAGACCTCCATGGATGATCTCATCGCAGGCGGCCCGGACGATCTCAAGCAGGCCCGCGCCGATTTCGAAGCCCGGTTCCTCGAAGCCAAGCTCAAGGAATTCGAAGGCAATATCTCGCAGCTTGCCAAGGCCATCGGTCTGGAACGTAGCTCCCTCTACCGCAAACTCAAGACGTATAACATCCAGACGGATTAG
- a CDS encoding NAD(P)/FAD-dependent oxidoreductase, with product MTKKHDVIICGSSLAGSAAGLALARRGHSVLMLDRAEFPRRKLCGGLLTWKSVKLLASHFGETPESLTRAGALTCSADGYSIRTLTKTLVNGKLPVPFHFVDRTRFDTHLMECARNAGAETIHGHKITGCDPIKGVVTLDNGHTLQGKYVIGADGANSTVRASFPDVDRTRMKQFMAPTIEISIPRTMLFRPIRNPELYVGFIDAGYGWVFPNQDKVVIGICGLRQDNFNISQVFKKFIDFLGINMRPFPELHGHPLPYGNYLETPVHGVTLLAGDAGGLVEPLFGEGIFFALCSGMYAGEAVAQGLETDTDASQYYTARLNHFILPELKASDRLRWILFKSMKAIGPTGLQLFVKAAGRPLTEMVHGIRSYAWLRKKHWDF from the coding sequence ATGACAAAAAAACATGACGTTATCATATGCGGATCCAGCCTGGCAGGCAGTGCGGCAGGCCTTGCCCTCGCTCGGCGCGGGCACAGCGTGCTCATGCTCGACCGGGCCGAGTTCCCGCGCAGGAAACTCTGCGGCGGGCTGCTCACATGGAAATCGGTCAAGCTCCTTGCCTCGCATTTCGGTGAAACCCCGGAGTCGCTGACCCGGGCCGGCGCGCTCACCTGTTCAGCCGACGGCTATTCCATCCGCACCCTGACCAAAACACTGGTCAACGGAAAGCTGCCCGTTCCCTTTCACTTTGTGGACCGCACCCGATTTGATACGCACCTCATGGAATGCGCCCGCAACGCCGGAGCCGAGACGATTCATGGGCACAAGATCACGGGCTGCGATCCGATCAAAGGCGTGGTCACCCTCGACAACGGGCACACTCTCCAGGGGAAATATGTCATCGGTGCGGACGGGGCCAACTCCACAGTCCGGGCCTCATTCCCGGATGTTGATCGAACGCGCATGAAACAGTTCATGGCCCCCACCATTGAAATATCGATTCCCAGAACCATGCTCTTCAGACCGATCAGGAACCCGGAACTGTACGTCGGGTTCATTGACGCGGGGTATGGCTGGGTCTTCCCCAATCAGGACAAGGTCGTGATCGGCATCTGCGGATTGAGACAGGACAATTTCAATATTTCACAGGTATTTAAAAAATTTATAGATTTTCTTGGGATCAATATGCGCCCCTTCCCGGAGCTGCATGGTCACCCCCTGCCCTACGGCAACTATCTGGAAACGCCGGTCCATGGCGTCACGCTGTTGGCAGGCGACGCGGGCGGGCTGGTGGAGCCGCTGTTCGGTGAAGGCATATTCTTTGCGTTGTGCTCAGGCATGTATGCGGGCGAAGCCGTGGCCCAGGGACTTGAAACCGACACGGACGCCAGCCAATATTACACGGCACGGCTCAATCATTTCATCCTCCCTGAACTCAAGGCGTCCGACCGGCTGCGCTGGATATTGTTCAAGAGCATGAAAGCCATCGGTCCCACTGGGTTACAACTTTTTGTCAAAGCGGCAGGCCGTCCTCTGACCGAAATGGTGCACGGCATCCGTTCCTACGCGTGGCTCAGAAAAAAACACTGGGATTTTTGA
- a CDS encoding 6-hydroxymethylpterin diphosphokinase MptE-like protein, translated as MENSKIAALVELGILCRGEPVEVHGDGALDTGPHTISAHNQLCRFENPGFQFPFADSDSPTYTFFPPETTMHQAVEATRLVVLLGAADSPEMRACLKNQQLIVVVFEPDDRALVNFLESVKLAGLNRQNFFCFTGNPYSFNPALQDLLPPDMFRQGTPVFLVTERISRLYGDWAAEVIEYLEVLHYRHAIYGISGQSFARSRPVRNISRGLLHDQQVHAFENIGDYLRFPPIAHLTDRFIGHTAILVAAGPDLSSKFEFIRRNRDRAVIICVNNAVKPLVEAGIHPHFVIINDTSIASGAVFRHIPVLPETILVGHALSDLGGDHFGQKYLFGSFLPELFGAREMIKLHGSVISTAFGLAVHLGCARAVLVGAQLASENPWGLGYAKGTVKEEHGVSEKPLINRHPQLYPVTAPSGKQLYTTINFRDAALWLAEVVRLSGMTCINTSADSILYGQEIVHDPMPVLPEADVATPMEALFEADPPTVERQPVLRYLNHEEQKWVSIRDAARVVLGEEGDMLIAKGMAVLEQLDQNGVTSLVERFDDFRNTLFHEKVFEGSASDRQEGLRYYFKHIFRMSQEFLTLIDKARHACL; from the coding sequence ATGGAAAACAGTAAAATCGCAGCGTTGGTGGAACTCGGCATCCTCTGCCGGGGTGAGCCTGTGGAGGTTCATGGAGACGGCGCTCTCGACACGGGACCGCACACAATATCGGCACACAATCAGCTGTGTCGATTTGAGAACCCCGGTTTTCAATTCCCTTTTGCCGACAGCGATTCCCCTACCTACACGTTTTTTCCGCCGGAAACGACGATGCATCAGGCAGTGGAGGCCACCCGGCTGGTGGTCCTGCTCGGTGCAGCGGACAGCCCGGAAATGCGTGCCTGCCTGAAGAATCAGCAGCTCATCGTGGTGGTCTTCGAGCCGGACGACAGGGCGTTGGTCAATTTTCTGGAATCGGTCAAACTGGCCGGACTGAACCGCCAGAATTTCTTCTGTTTCACGGGCAATCCGTATTCATTCAATCCCGCTTTGCAGGACCTGCTTCCCCCGGACATGTTCCGGCAGGGCACGCCGGTTTTCCTTGTCACCGAGCGGATATCCCGACTCTATGGCGACTGGGCTGCCGAGGTCATCGAGTATCTTGAGGTCCTGCATTATCGACACGCCATCTACGGCATCTCCGGGCAGTCCTTTGCCCGGTCGCGCCCGGTGCGCAATATCAGCCGCGGGCTGCTTCATGATCAACAGGTACATGCCTTTGAAAATATCGGCGATTACCTTCGCTTTCCACCCATTGCACACCTGACGGATCGCTTCATAGGGCATACGGCCATTCTGGTGGCCGCCGGTCCTGACCTGTCTTCCAAGTTCGAGTTCATCCGTCGCAACAGGGATCGGGCCGTGATTATCTGCGTGAACAACGCGGTCAAACCGCTGGTGGAAGCGGGTATTCACCCCCATTTCGTAATTATCAACGATACCTCCATTGCCTCGGGGGCCGTGTTTCGGCACATTCCGGTCCTGCCGGAGACCATCCTCGTGGGGCACGCCCTGTCCGACCTGGGCGGGGATCACTTCGGGCAGAAATATCTGTTCGGCAGCTTTTTGCCGGAGTTGTTTGGCGCCAGGGAGATGATCAAGCTGCACGGGTCGGTTATTTCAACGGCCTTCGGACTGGCCGTCCACCTCGGGTGCGCCCGGGCCGTGCTGGTGGGAGCGCAGCTCGCCTCGGAAAATCCGTGGGGACTGGGGTACGCCAAGGGGACGGTCAAAGAAGAGCATGGCGTGTCGGAAAAGCCGCTCATCAACAGGCACCCGCAGCTGTACCCGGTGACCGCGCCATCCGGGAAGCAGCTCTATACCACCATCAATTTTCGTGACGCCGCCCTGTGGCTGGCCGAGGTCGTCCGTTTGTCAGGCATGACCTGTATCAACACGTCCGCAGACAGCATCCTGTACGGGCAGGAGATCGTCCATGACCCGATGCCGGTCTTGCCCGAGGCTGATGTGGCCACGCCGATGGAGGCGTTGTTCGAGGCTGATCCGCCCACGGTGGAGCGACAGCCCGTGCTGCGCTACCTCAACCATGAGGAGCAGAAATGGGTCAGCATCCGTGATGCGGCCAGAGTTGTTTTGGGAGAGGAGGGCGACATGCTCATTGCCAAGGGCATGGCCGTGCTTGAACAGCTGGACCAGAACGGCGTGACCAGTCTGGTGGAGCGGTTTGATGATTTCAGAAATACATTATTTCACGAGAAGGTGTTCGAAGGGAGTGCGTCAGACCGCCAGGAAGGATTGCGCTATTATTTCAAGCACATCTTCAGAATGAGTCAGGAATTCTTGACCCTCATTGACAAGGCCAGACACGCCTGCCTTTAG
- a CDS encoding NAD+ synthase yields the protein MKIGILQLNSVVGDLKGNAARIQAAAHEAAALGADLCMTSEMALTGYPPRDLLLYDEFIGQVEDQAKQLAAALKDGPPLLLGAVERNDSGHGKPIYNCALWLEGGQVRRSFKKTLLPTYDVFDEARYFEPAPEGDPKANILEYAGKILAVTICEDAWNDKDYWDKRTYDRDPLEAATAHAPDAILNLSASPLFLGKQLLREDMLGAMAKKYATPFLYANQTGGNDDLVFDGRSSAFDAHGTLCSRAAGFKEEVMVVDLDAMTEGTLADDDFCRESETWHALVLGTRDYVLKSGFKKAIVGLSGGIDSAITAVVAAEALGAENVTCVLMPSPYSSQGSIDDSLALTRNLGIKAVTLPIEPIMAQFEKTLAEPFAGLPVDTTEENIQSRIRGNLVMAMSNKLGALLLTTGNKSELAVGYCTIYGDMSGGFAVISDVDKTGVFALCRWYNEHIAPHIPVEIIEKPPSAELRPDQKDQDSLPEYDILDAILELHVEQHKSRNEIIAAGFEEPTVDKVLGLVRFAEFKRRQAAPGIKLTPRSFGTGWRMPLACKREL from the coding sequence ATGAAAATCGGCATACTCCAGCTCAATTCCGTGGTAGGGGACCTGAAAGGGAATGCAGCCCGAATTCAGGCTGCTGCGCACGAGGCAGCCGCACTTGGTGCGGACCTGTGCATGACCTCGGAGATGGCCCTGACCGGCTATCCTCCACGTGATCTACTGCTCTATGACGAATTCATCGGGCAGGTGGAAGACCAGGCCAAGCAACTGGCCGCAGCCTTGAAGGACGGTCCGCCGTTGCTTCTGGGCGCGGTGGAACGCAATGACTCGGGCCATGGCAAGCCCATCTACAACTGCGCGTTATGGCTGGAAGGCGGCCAGGTCCGCCGCTCATTCAAAAAGACCCTGCTGCCCACCTATGACGTCTTTGACGAGGCGCGCTATTTCGAACCGGCACCAGAAGGCGATCCCAAGGCCAACATCCTGGAATACGCGGGGAAGATCCTGGCCGTGACCATCTGCGAAGACGCTTGGAATGACAAAGATTACTGGGACAAGCGGACCTATGACCGCGACCCGCTGGAGGCTGCGACAGCCCACGCCCCTGACGCCATCCTCAATCTTTCGGCCTCGCCGCTCTTCCTGGGCAAGCAGTTGCTCCGGGAGGACATGCTCGGTGCCATGGCAAAGAAATATGCCACCCCCTTCCTCTACGCCAACCAGACAGGCGGCAACGACGACCTCGTTTTTGACGGTCGTTCCAGCGCCTTTGATGCACACGGCACACTGTGCTCCCGCGCTGCCGGATTCAAGGAAGAGGTCATGGTCGTGGATCTGGACGCCATGACCGAGGGCACACTGGCAGACGATGATTTTTGCCGGGAATCCGAAACCTGGCACGCATTGGTGCTGGGTACCCGTGACTATGTGCTCAAGAGCGGATTCAAAAAGGCCATTGTCGGCCTGTCAGGCGGCATTGACTCGGCCATCACCGCCGTGGTGGCCGCCGAAGCGCTGGGCGCGGAAAACGTCACCTGCGTGCTCATGCCCTCGCCCTACTCCAGTCAGGGGTCCATTGATGACTCCTTGGCCCTGACCAGGAATCTCGGCATCAAGGCCGTGACCCTGCCTATTGAACCGATAATGGCCCAGTTCGAGAAAACGCTGGCCGAACCGTTTGCCGGACTACCAGTGGACACCACGGAGGAAAACATTCAGTCCCGTATCCGGGGCAATCTGGTCATGGCCATGTCCAACAAACTCGGTGCCCTGCTGCTGACCACAGGCAACAAGAGTGAACTGGCCGTGGGATACTGCACCATTTACGGAGACATGTCCGGCGGTTTCGCCGTCATCTCCGACGTGGACAAGACCGGCGTGTTCGCCCTGTGCCGCTGGTACAACGAGCATATTGCCCCGCACATCCCGGTGGAAATCATTGAGAAACCACCGTCCGCAGAGCTGAGACCGGATCAAAAGGATCAGGACTCCCTGCCCGAATACGACATCCTCGACGCCATCCTCGAACTCCATGTGGAACAGCACAAATCACGCAACGAAATCATTGCCGCCGGTTTTGAGGAACCCACGGTGGACAAGGTGCTCGGACTGGTCCGGTTCGCCGAATTCAAACGGCGGCAGGCCGCGCCCGGCATCAAGCTAACGCCGCGCTCGTTCGGTACGGGGTGGCGCATGCCGCTGGCCTGCAAACGGGAACTGTAA
- a CDS encoding Gfo/Idh/MocA family oxidoreductase: MTTALPRLALIGTGYWGKNLVRNFHSLGCLKMLCDRSTESLAVFQGQYPGLEICTALNEVLKRDDIDAVAIATPAEHHAIQVKEALLAGKHVFVEKPMALDEDDARELIDIAKERGLTLMVGHLLQYHPIFKALLKYAREGNLGRINYVYSNRLNLGKIRREENILWSFAPHDISMILSLAGEEPESVSAEGGCFLHNSIADVTTSHLNFPSGMQAHIFVSWLHPFKEQKLVVVGDKKMAVFDDTLPWEDKLLIYPHDMRWEDGVPVPVKAEPERLEITQDEPLKLECLHFLECVRDNVTPLTDGEEGVRVLSVLNRCQKALDRKEFRDIKIEYSAHESAVVDPAAAIGKGTKIWHFSHVMKNAVVGENCNIGQNVVVSPGVRVGNGCKIQNNVSLYTGVELEDFVFCGPSMVFTNVFNPRAEIRRMDETRSTLVKKGATLGANSTIVCGNTIGSYAFVGAGAVVTKSIPDHALVMGNPARQDGWMCSCGIKLKDDLTCSVCGKAYVETDTGLQAK, from the coding sequence ATGACCACAGCACTTCCTCGCCTGGCCCTCATCGGTACCGGTTACTGGGGCAAGAACCTTGTCAGAAATTTTCACTCCCTTGGCTGCCTCAAAATGTTGTGCGACCGCAGCACTGAGTCGCTGGCCGTTTTTCAGGGACAATATCCCGGACTGGAAATATGTACCGCGCTCAATGAGGTGCTTAAACGTGATGACATCGACGCCGTGGCCATAGCCACCCCGGCAGAGCATCACGCCATTCAGGTCAAGGAAGCTTTGTTGGCGGGTAAGCATGTGTTCGTCGAAAAACCCATGGCACTGGACGAAGACGATGCGCGTGAGCTTATTGATATTGCAAAGGAGCGCGGTCTGACCCTCATGGTCGGCCATTTGCTGCAATATCATCCTATCTTCAAGGCACTGCTCAAGTATGCCCGGGAAGGGAATCTTGGGCGTATCAATTACGTTTATTCCAACAGGCTCAATCTGGGCAAGATTCGCCGTGAAGAGAATATTCTCTGGTCTTTTGCCCCTCATGATATTTCCATGATCCTCAGTCTGGCCGGAGAGGAACCAGAGAGCGTGTCCGCTGAGGGCGGCTGTTTTTTACACAACTCCATCGCCGACGTCACCACCAGTCACCTGAACTTCCCATCAGGTATGCAGGCGCATATCTTCGTGTCCTGGCTCCATCCCTTCAAGGAGCAGAAGCTCGTGGTGGTGGGTGACAAGAAGATGGCCGTGTTTGACGATACCCTGCCGTGGGAAGACAAGCTGCTCATTTATCCTCACGACATGCGGTGGGAGGACGGCGTTCCCGTGCCGGTCAAGGCAGAGCCGGAACGTCTTGAAATTACTCAGGATGAGCCGCTCAAGCTGGAGTGCCTCCACTTTCTCGAATGCGTCCGTGACAACGTGACTCCGCTCACTGACGGTGAAGAGGGCGTGCGCGTCTTGTCCGTGCTCAATCGCTGCCAGAAGGCCTTGGATCGGAAAGAGTTCAGGGATATCAAAATTGAGTACTCAGCTCATGAGTCGGCCGTGGTGGACCCGGCTGCTGCAATCGGCAAAGGCACCAAGATCTGGCATTTCTCCCACGTCATGAAGAATGCCGTGGTGGGCGAAAATTGCAACATCGGGCAGAATGTAGTGGTTTCTCCTGGCGTACGTGTGGGCAACGGCTGCAAGATTCAGAATAATGTTTCGCTCTACACGGGTGTAGAATTGGAGGACTTTGTCTTTTGCGGGCCGTCCATGGTCTTTACCAATGTTTTCAATCCTCGCGCCGAGATCCGGCGCATGGACGAGACCCGGTCCACGCTGGTGAAAAAAGGGGCCACCCTTGGTGCCAATTCCACCATCGTCTGCGGCAACACCATCGGCTCATACGCCTTTGTGGGAGCCGGGGCCGTGGTCACCAAATCAATCCCCGATCATGCGTTGGTTATGGGCAATCCCGCTCGGCAGGATGGCTGGATGTGTTCTTGCGGCATCAAGCTCAAGGATGATCTGACATGTTCCGTCTGTGGCAAGGCGTATGTCGAGACCGACACCGGCTTGCAGGCCAAATAA